The Ectothiorhodospiraceae bacterium BW-2 nucleotide sequence CGCATCAATGACAGTGGCGTCGGGCGATAGCAGCGGCGCTAACTGCTGCTGCGCCAGCGCTGTTAGAGGTAGATAGGCGATTGGAGCTAACTCTGAAGGTGACGGTGGATATATTCCGTCGGGCCAACCTGATTCATCGTATAAAAATGGAGTCCCGGCGCTCCTAGCTCCAGTAGCTGCTGACAGAGCTGGAGGGTGAAATCGAGCCCAAACTGGCGTAGTGAGCTAAGATCATCGCCGTAACTCTCCAGTTTCAGTCGCAGCCAGCGCGGAATTTCAGCCCCACATATAGCCGAAAATCGGGCTAGCTGCTTAATATTGGTGACCGGCATGATGCCAGGATAGATCGGAACGGTAATGCCGCGTTGGTGGCAGCTATCGAGAAAGTGGCGATAGGCATCGACATTGTAGAAGTACTGGGTAATCGCTGAGTCGGCACCGGCTGCGACCTTTTGGGCAAAATAGTCTAAATCGGCCTCGGCACTAACCGCCTGCGGGTGAAACTCGGGGTAGGCGGCGACCTCAATCGTAAAGTGTTGACCATGCCGTTGGCGAATAAACTCTACCAGTTCGTTCGCATGGTTTAGCTCGCCAGTGTCGCGCATGCCTGAGGGCATATCGCCACGAAGGGCGACGATGCGGGTCACGCCCATCTCAACATAGCGCTGTAGTAGTTTGGCGATATCGTCACGGCTGGCACCGATACAGGAGAGGTGGGGGGCGGTATCGAGACCGGCTGCGAGCATCTCGCTAACCGTCTCTATCGTACCGTGTTGGGTACTGCCACCGGCTCCGAAGGTGACCGATACATAGGCTGGCTTAAGCTGCTGTAGCTGCTGGCGAGTCTGCTGTAGTGTCTGTTTGGCTTCAGCGCTCTTTGGGGGGAAAAATTCAAAACTAAATTGGGGTTGAGTCATGGCTCACTCCGTAACAGAGCTCCCCGCTATCAAAATAGGTAGCTTGATAGCGGGGAGAGGCGATTAAAAATTAGTAGCGATAGTGGTTCGGTTTATAGGGGCCGTCTGGGCTGACGCCAATATAGTCGGCCTGATAGTCGCTCAGTCGAGTCAAATTGGCACCAATTTTTTGCAGGTGGAGCCGCGCTACCTCCTCATCCAGATGTTTTGGCAGAGTATAGACCTGATTTTGGTACTCATCCCCTTTAGTCCACAGTTCGATCTGGGCCAGTGTCTGGTTAGTAAACGAGTTAGACATCACAAAACTGGGGTGGCCGGTGGCGCAGCCTAGGTTAACCAGTCGCCCTTTAGCTAGCAGAATAATACGCTTACCATCGGCAAAGATAACATGATCGACCTGCGGCTTAATCTCATCCCACTGGCACTTCTCCTCTAAAGAGGCGACATCAATCTCATTATCGAAGTGGCCGATGTTACAGACAATCGCTTGATCTTTCATCTGCGCTATATGGTCGTAACGGATAACATGGAAGTTGCCGGTGGCGGTGACGAAGATATCGCCTTGAGAGCAGGCATCCTCCATTGTGACCACCCGATACCCCTCCATCGCCGCCTGTAGGGCACAAATGGGGTCGATTTCGGTGACCCAGACGGTAGCGCCGAGACCACGCAGCGACTGGGCGCACCCTTTACCGACATCGCCATAGCCGAGCACGACGGCAATTTTGCCGGCAATCATCACATCGGTCGCCCGCTTAATGCCATCGACTAGCGACTCACGGCAGCCGTAGAGGTTATCGAATTTCGATTTGGTGACCGAATCGTTCACATTAATCGCCGGAAACGGTAGCTCACCCTTGTCGGCCATCTGATAGAGACGGTGAACGCCAGTCGTTGTCTCTTCGGTGACGCCGCGAATATTCTTCAAAATAGTGGAGTACCAGTTCGGTTGCTCGCTCAGACGCTGCTTAATTGCCGCATAGAGTACTCGCTCCTCCTCAGAGGTGGGGTGATCGAGCACCGAACTATCCTGCTCCGCTTTCGCGCCGAGGTTGATAAGCAGCGTGGCATCGCCGCCATCGTCCAGAATCATATTGGGGGTACCGCCATCGGCCCACTCCATAATCTTATGGGTATAGGCCCAGTACTCCTCCAGCGTCTCCCCCTTATAGGCGAAGACCGGAATGGCCTGTGCAGCAATCGCAGCGGCAGCGTGATCTTGGGTTGAGTAGATATTACAAGAGGCCCAGCGCACTTCGGCCCCTAACGCAACTAAGGTCTCAATCAAGACCGCCGTTTGGATCGTCATGTGGAGCGAGCCGGCGATTCGTGCCCCCTTGAGCGGTTGGCTTTGGCGATATTTTTCGCGCGTCTGCACCAGACCGGGCATTTCGGTTTCAGCAATGGCGATCTCTTTGCGCCCCCAGTCGGCCAGCTCGATATTGGCAACATAGTAGTCGTTAGCACTCATTAGCACTCTCCTGATTTTTAAGATACTGTTCATTTAGCGAGCGCCGTTGAGGGTTAAATTTGAGTTGTACCCTGAGCCTGACAGGAGAGTGAAATTGGCAACCTGCTGCAGCGCCCCTCAGGGACAAAAATAGAGAGGCCATAGCAAATAGCACCATGGCCGGAAAAATAATTTAGGGTATTCCGGTAGCAGATGCAACCCGATTTGGAAATGAATTTGCCACTTTTGCCCAAAAAGTGTCGCAACCGTGGGGGGGATTGCTAAAATAGTGCCACTATGCAGCGAAAGAGGGGAGA carries:
- a CDS encoding adenosylhomocysteinase yields the protein MNSILKIRRVLMSANDYYVANIELADWGRKEIAIAETEMPGLVQTREKYRQSQPLKGARIAGSLHMTIQTAVLIETLVALGAEVRWASCNIYSTQDHAAAAIAAQAIPVFAYKGETLEEYWAYTHKIMEWADGGTPNMILDDGGDATLLINLGAKAEQDSSVLDHPTSEEERVLYAAIKQRLSEQPNWYSTILKNIRGVTEETTTGVHRLYQMADKGELPFPAINVNDSVTKSKFDNLYGCRESLVDGIKRATDVMIAGKIAVVLGYGDVGKGCAQSLRGLGATVWVTEIDPICALQAAMEGYRVVTMEDACSQGDIFVTATGNFHVIRYDHIAQMKDQAIVCNIGHFDNEIDVASLEEKCQWDEIKPQVDHVIFADGKRIILLAKGRLVNLGCATGHPSFVMSNSFTNQTLAQIELWTKGDEYQNQVYTLPKHLDEEVARLHLQKIGANLTRLSDYQADYIGVSPDGPYKPNHYRY
- the metF gene encoding methylenetetrahydrofolate reductase [NAD(P)H] — protein: MTQPQFSFEFFPPKSAEAKQTLQQTRQQLQQLKPAYVSVTFGAGGSTQHGTIETVSEMLAAGLDTAPHLSCIGASRDDIAKLLQRYVEMGVTRIVALRGDMPSGMRDTGELNHANELVEFIRQRHGQHFTIEVAAYPEFHPQAVSAEADLDYFAQKVAAGADSAITQYFYNVDAYRHFLDSCHQRGITVPIYPGIMPVTNIKQLARFSAICGAEIPRWLRLKLESYGDDLSSLRQFGLDFTLQLCQQLLELGAPGLHFYTMNQVGPTEYIHRHLQS